From the genome of Muricauda sp. SCSIO 64092, one region includes:
- the nadE gene encoding NAD(+) synthase: MQTEKVIEHIVNWLRDYAINANIKGFVIGVSGGIDSAVTSTLCARTGLELLCVEMPIHQGESQVTRADGHINWLMDNYANVKRQPVNLTPVFDSLVAALPKVADEEKRFMSLANTRARLRMTTLYYFAALNGYLVAGTGNKVEDFGIGFYTKYGDGGVDLSPIADLVKTEVYELGSVLGVNQDIMETPPTDGLWGDHRTDEDQIGASYPELEWAMQVDKEGKSIDDFSDRKKEVFAIYKKFNSANKHKMIPIPICEIPDSLKSAS, translated from the coding sequence ATGCAAACAGAAAAGGTAATTGAACATATTGTCAATTGGTTGAGGGATTATGCCATTAATGCCAATATTAAAGGTTTTGTCATTGGAGTTTCCGGAGGTATTGATTCGGCCGTAACCTCTACCTTATGTGCTAGGACCGGATTGGAGCTCCTATGCGTGGAAATGCCCATACACCAAGGGGAAAGTCAAGTGACACGTGCCGATGGACATATCAACTGGCTAATGGACAATTATGCCAATGTTAAGCGTCAACCCGTAAACCTTACTCCCGTTTTTGACAGTTTAGTAGCTGCTTTACCAAAAGTAGCGGACGAAGAAAAACGTTTTATGTCCTTGGCGAATACCCGGGCCAGGTTACGCATGACAACCTTGTATTACTTTGCTGCCCTCAATGGTTACCTGGTCGCCGGAACTGGAAACAAGGTAGAGGACTTTGGTATTGGTTTTTACACCAAATATGGGGATGGGGGTGTGGATTTAAGCCCTATTGCGGACCTTGTTAAGACCGAGGTGTATGAACTGGGGTCAGTTTTGGGGGTAAACCAGGATATTATGGAGACACCTCCCACGGATGGTCTTTGGGGAGACCATAGAACGGACGAGGACCAAATTGGGGCCAGCTACCCTGAATTGGAATGGGCCATGCAAGTGGATAAGGAAGGAAAAAGCATTGATGACTTTTCTGACAGGAAAAAAGAAGTGTTTGCCATCTACAAAAAATTCAATTCGGCAAATAAGCATAAGATGATTCCTATACCCATTTGTGAAATCCCTGATTCGCTAAAATCTGCATCTTAA
- a CDS encoding zinc-ribbon domain-containing protein — protein MILFFGTRPGKKMERQLPGVSCPHCSQVGTLTLVSRPNYFHLFWLPLFTIQTSRYAECSHCKRVYHEDEFTAEMKRSAS, from the coding sequence ATGATTCTTTTCTTTGGTACGCGACCGGGAAAAAAGATGGAACGGCAACTTCCCGGTGTTTCCTGTCCCCATTGTAGCCAAGTGGGTACATTGACACTGGTTTCACGTCCCAACTATTTCCACCTGTTCTGGTTGCCCCTGTTTACCATACAAACATCCCGCTATGCGGAATGCTCCCATTGCAAACGGGTGTACCATGAAGACGAATTTACAGCGGAAATGAAGCGATCGGCCTCCTGA
- a CDS encoding response regulator transcription factor: protein MINVLIADSHPIVRLGIKQVLASASGFEVVADVSSTTELFAALEKVTPDVVMLEMDIPEINGIATLRKIKQEFPTTKVLMYSGQSEDVYALSTIRAGAFGYLSKTADVDYIIAALKKVAEGNMFITNELAQRLAFDEGTQKPRRFFRKLSTREVEVLKLLASGKRNKEVAEGLNLNEKTVSTYKARLMRKLNVDNLVDLLQQAKALELY, encoded by the coding sequence ATGATCAACGTTTTAATAGCTGATAGCCATCCGATTGTCCGTTTAGGGATAAAGCAGGTCTTGGCTTCTGCTTCAGGTTTCGAAGTCGTAGCGGATGTTTCATCCACTACCGAACTTTTTGCGGCCTTGGAAAAAGTTACCCCCGATGTCGTAATGCTGGAAATGGATATTCCAGAAATTAATGGGATTGCTACCCTAAGAAAAATCAAGCAAGAATTTCCTACCACAAAAGTATTAATGTACAGTGGCCAATCCGAAGATGTCTATGCCCTCAGTACCATAAGGGCCGGTGCCTTTGGTTATCTTTCCAAAACCGCTGATGTAGATTACATTATTGCTGCCCTTAAAAAGGTAGCGGAAGGAAATATGTTCATTACCAATGAACTGGCACAACGTTTGGCCTTTGATGAAGGTACACAAAAACCGAGAAGATTCTTTAGAAAGCTTTCTACCAGAGAGGTAGAAGTACTGAAACTTCTGGCCAGCGGAAAACGCAATAAAGAGGTTGCTGAAGGGCTAAACCTCAATGAAAAAACTGTTAGTACGTACAAAGCACGTTTAATGCGCAAGTTGAACGTGGATAACCTAGTGGATTTGTTGCAACAAGCCAAAGCCTTGGAGCTTTATTAA
- the dnaG gene encoding DNA primase: MISKTTIDQVYETARVEEVIGDFVQLKKSGSNFKGLSPFSDERTPSFMVSPVKQIWKDFSSGKGGNVVAFLMEHEHFSYPEAIRYLAKKYNIEVEETQQTDEQKEQANERESMYLVSEYAQDYFVRTLWETEQGKAIGLSYFKERGFLEGTIKKFGLGYSLDQWEAFTKNALDKGYQLEFLEKTGLTIVKEQAGKTAKTFDRFKGRVLFPIHSMSGRVLGFGGRILGNDKKAAKYLNSPESEIYHKSKVLYGIYFAKQAIAKEDNCYLVEGYTDVIQMYQCGIENVVASSGTALTPEQIRLINRLTKNITVLFDGDAAGLRASLRGIDLILEQGMNVKVCSFPEGEDPDSFARHHAYEDVVLYLEANSKDFIQFKTSLLAEEAANDPIKRADTVRDIVNSISKIPDRIKQEIYIQECAKIMQVSEEVLYNTLAQINKKGTADAGKRLRQEQKSFEVVKNERSVEKVDVQNELERKIIEILLLYGNQKQEFEDLVLKENEEGDLVLEPETIEAKVYEKVYLDLQEDEIELSNERFREVYYGLVQKLNEEKDFSISTFISSLDQEIGNEVSSILMEEEKYVLHNWESKDIYPKPKDYGIAQLVSETILTLRCNLIKTRISLLQKNTQDSMEHNAEVLEEIMNYLQLNKLLNEKLNRVLS; the protein is encoded by the coding sequence GTGATTTCAAAGACCACCATAGATCAAGTATATGAAACGGCACGGGTAGAGGAGGTCATAGGTGATTTTGTGCAGTTGAAAAAATCGGGCTCCAATTTTAAGGGATTAAGCCCTTTCTCGGATGAGCGAACCCCAAGTTTTATGGTTTCCCCTGTGAAACAGATTTGGAAGGATTTTAGTAGTGGTAAGGGAGGAAATGTGGTCGCTTTCTTAATGGAGCACGAACATTTTAGCTACCCGGAAGCCATCAGGTACTTGGCCAAAAAATACAATATAGAAGTTGAGGAAACCCAACAAACGGATGAACAAAAGGAACAGGCCAACGAACGGGAGAGTATGTACTTGGTCTCAGAGTATGCCCAGGATTATTTTGTAAGGACATTGTGGGAAACCGAACAAGGCAAGGCCATTGGTCTAAGTTATTTTAAAGAGCGGGGCTTTTTGGAGGGGACCATAAAAAAGTTTGGACTGGGCTATAGTTTGGACCAATGGGAAGCCTTTACCAAAAACGCATTGGACAAAGGATATCAATTGGAGTTTTTGGAGAAGACCGGTTTGACCATTGTGAAGGAACAAGCAGGGAAAACAGCAAAAACCTTCGATCGTTTTAAAGGAAGGGTACTCTTTCCCATCCACTCCATGAGCGGACGTGTATTGGGATTTGGGGGGAGGATTTTGGGCAATGATAAAAAAGCGGCGAAATACCTGAATTCCCCGGAGAGTGAGATTTACCATAAAAGTAAAGTGCTTTATGGCATTTATTTTGCAAAACAGGCCATAGCCAAAGAAGACAATTGTTATTTGGTTGAAGGGTATACCGATGTTATCCAAATGTACCAATGCGGTATAGAAAATGTAGTGGCTTCCAGCGGAACGGCACTTACTCCGGAACAAATACGATTGATCAATAGGCTTACAAAGAACATTACGGTTCTTTTTGATGGGGACGCTGCTGGACTCCGGGCTTCCCTTCGTGGGATAGACCTCATCTTGGAACAGGGCATGAACGTAAAGGTCTGTTCCTTTCCGGAGGGAGAGGATCCGGATAGCTTCGCAAGACATCATGCGTATGAAGATGTGGTATTGTACCTGGAAGCAAATTCCAAGGATTTTATTCAATTTAAAACATCACTGTTGGCCGAGGAGGCCGCTAACGATCCCATTAAACGTGCCGATACGGTAAGGGATATTGTCAACAGTATTTCAAAGATTCCGGACCGGATAAAGCAGGAGATTTACATACAGGAGTGCGCCAAAATCATGCAGGTTTCCGAAGAAGTGCTGTATAACACCCTGGCACAGATCAACAAGAAAGGGACTGCCGATGCCGGCAAAAGACTTAGGCAGGAACAGAAATCCTTTGAAGTCGTTAAAAACGAACGGTCTGTTGAAAAAGTGGATGTTCAAAATGAACTGGAACGAAAAATCATTGAGATTCTACTGCTTTATGGAAACCAGAAACAGGAGTTTGAAGACCTGGTATTGAAGGAAAACGAAGAAGGGGATTTGGTGTTGGAACCCGAAACGATAGAAGCCAAAGTCTATGAGAAGGTGTATCTGGATTTGCAGGAAGATGAAATCGAACTTTCCAATGAACGATTTAGGGAGGTGTATTATGGTTTGGTACAAAAACTGAATGAGGAAAAGGATTTTTCCATAAGTACCTTTATTTCCAGTTTGGATCAGGAAATAGGCAATGAAGTCTCTTCAATTTTAATGGAAGAAGAGAAATATGTACTGCACAATTGGGAAAGTAAGGATATTTACCCAAAACCAAAGGATTATGGTATAGCGCAGTTGGTGAGTGAGACCATATTGACCTTGCGGTGCAACTTGATCAAAACCAGAATATCCCTGTTGCAAAAGAATACCCAGGACTCTATGGAACACAATGCCGAGGTATTGGAAGAGATTATGAATTACCTTCAATTGAACAAGCTTCTCAACGAAAAGCTCAATAGGGTACTCTCCTAA